A genomic region of Solanum dulcamara chromosome 2, daSolDulc1.2, whole genome shotgun sequence contains the following coding sequences:
- the LOC129870831 gene encoding uncharacterized protein LOC129870831, with the protein MLAHVMSNQVVVASPNAPTLAFRVRNFARMNPLEFHNLKVDEDPQEFIDDVYKVVAIFGQTSKEKAKLVAYQLKGVAHVWYSQWKSKRVDEGPIGWEDFKLAFLDRFLRLELREERMREFIYLKKGNMSISEYTLKFTKLSNYAPSLVSDPHA; encoded by the coding sequence agctcaTGTTATGAGCAACCAAGTAGTTGTTGCTTctcctaatgctcctactctGGCTTTTAGAGTGAGAAATTTTGCAAGGATGAACCCACTCGAATTCCATAATTTAAAGGtagatgaagatccccaagaaTTCATTGATGATGTGTATAAGGTGGTGGCTATTTTTGGACAGACTTCGAAAGAAAAAGCAAAATTGGTtgcctaccaactcaaagggGTTGCCCATGTATGGTATAGTCAATGGAAGTCCAAGAGGGTTGATgagggtcccataggttgggaagATTTCAAACTTGCATTTCTTGATCGCTTTCTCCGACTTGAGCTAAGGGAAGAAAGGATGAGAGAGTTCATTTATCTCAAGAAAGGAAACATGAGTATAAGCGAGtataccctcaagttcaccaagctatccaaTTATGCTCCTTCTTTGGTTTCCGATCCTCATGCTTGA